A region of the Chryseobacterium cucumeris genome:
GAGAGCTGTTGTAAATATTATCGAAAAAATAGTAGAGAAGTCCGGTTTCTTCATCATAATTCCGGAAGCCAAGAGTAGAAGGCAGAATCATTTCTTCCAAAGCGTATCTCATACTGGCAAAACATAACAGGGTCAGCATAAAAACAAAAACTGCCGAATACAGTTTCTCAAGTTTAAAAACTTTTGGGAAAATAAAGAAATACGATATATAAAATGTCACAATTTTCACCATAAAAAAAGTAACCCTCAGAATGTGTACTTCCCGACGGTTAGTTTCCGGAACAAAAAAATTAGGAGTGATGACAGTTCCTATGAAATTGAAGCTCCAGTAAATAATTTGAAGCCAGATAATTTGCTTTTTATTCATAATCAAATATAAATCTCTAAAGGCATAATTCATTAATTGTTTTCGACAAAAACCTGTTTTTTTCCGACGAAACTTTTTTGACATGAATAATTGTCTTCTTCATCTAAATGCTGTTTTCTCATAGAACCTCTTCCGGTACTTTTGTCAGAGAAATGTAATATAAATATCATTCAATCTGTCTTTTATAATATGGAAAAACACATTGTATTTATAGCCACCCTGATTTGTTCTTTTTCAGCAGCACAAACCAAAGACACCGCCAATGTCAACAAAATAGAAGCAGTTACGGTGAACGGTAAAAAAGTTATGGTGGAACGTAAAGTGGACCGTCTTGTTTACAATGTTCAGAACTCTATGCTTTCACAGGGAAGTTCAGGCACTGAAGTTTTGGCTGGTACACCTTTACTGCAGGTAGATGAAAATAAAGGACTGCTTTCCATTGCCGGAAAAAATGGCGTTGCTGTGATGGTTAATGACCGGATGCTGAATCTTTCCGGATCTGAGCTGATTAACTATCTTCGAAACCTTCGTTCGGAAAACATATTGAAAGTTGAAGTAATCACCACTCCTCCTGCCAAATACGAAGCTCAGGGAAACAGCGGGATAATCAATATTGTTCTTAAAAAGAATCAGAATCCTGGATGGAGCGGCTACCTGACCACGAATTATACCCAAAAGACCTATGCAGCATTCAGCACCGTGGCAGGAGTGAACTATCAGAATGAAAAAGTGAAAGCATCTATCAAGCTTCAGGGATATGACGGAGATAAAAGATCAGTGGAAAATTATAAAATTACCGGGCAAAGCTCTTCTGTAAGCAGGGATGAAAGACGGGATATGAATGACGGATTGGGACTGAATGTTAATATTGATTATTCTCTTTCCAAAAATTCCAATATCGGACTGGTATATGATATTTCGAAAGGACATTCCAATATGGATATCAATTCAAAACAACATTACTTTACCGGGACCACTCCTACTTTGCAAACAGACACAGATTCAAAGCACCGTTCTTCATTTACTTCACAGATGCTTAATTTATATTTTGATCAGAAATTTGGGGAACATAAGCTCAGCATAGGTGCTAATTATTATGGAAATCTGCCCGATACAGAGGTAAATTTTACCACAAGAAATGTCGCTAACAACTCAACACAGATCGTAAAAAATCTTTCTTCAGTAGATTATAAGATCTATTCGGGGCAGGCAGATTTATCTTTAAATTTCAAAAAAATACAGTTGGAAACCGGAGCAAAATACAGTCAGTTTTCCAATAATTCTGACATCGGATATTTTAATTCTATCAATGGAAATTACACCATAGACCCTGCAAAAAGCAATCTTTTTGATTATAATGAAAAAAATTATGCCGCTTATATCAGCGTCAGTAAAGATCTTGGCGAAAAATGGTCTGTGAAAGCAGGAATCCGTTATGAATATTCACAATCCAGCGGTTTCTCTCCTTCTACACAGGCAAAATCTGAGAATAATTACGGTAAATTCTTCCCTACGGCCTATCTTTCTTATAAAGCCAATCAGGATAATCAGTTCAGTATCAATTATTCCCGAAGAATCAACCGCCCCTATTTCCGGGCTTTGGATCCGTTCCGATGGTATTCCAATCCGAACACGTATTATTCAGGGAACCCAAGCCTGCAGCCCTCTTTTAATCATAATATAGAACTTAACTATATGTTTAAAAGTAAGTTTTCGGCTAATCTTTACTACCAGAGAACAACAAATAACTTTGACCAGATCACATTCCTGACCGGAATTAACCTCATCAGTACGTTTGAGAATTACTATAATCAGGATAATTATGGTATCAATCTGAATTACACAGATACTTTCTTTAAAATCTGGGAAAGCAATATTTCGACTTCGTTCAGTTATAATGAGACTCAGATTACAAGGTTCAATCTGGTTCCTAAAAACGGACAGTCGTTTTATTACTCCCTCAATAATACATTCCAGCTCAATAAGGCTAAAACGTTCATGCTATTTGTCAACTACTGGCATCATCTTCCTTCCCGTGACGGATATACCGCTGTAAGGAACAGAGCAAGCCTTGATGCCGGAATAAAGGTGAGCTTTGTGGAAAAAGCACTTCAGGTAAATCTTTCGGTGAGTGATATTTTTAAGCAGTCCGGATATAAGGGAGATATGTATTTTACAGATAATACACAGTCATTCAACAACTATTGGGATGCCCGAAGAATGACACTCAGCGTTACCTATAATTTGGGGAACCAGAAAATCAAATCCAATAACAGAGCGGTGAATTTCGAAGAGAAAAACCGTGCACAATAATAATGTAACAGTAATTTAAAAAAATAAACTCATGAAAACCTTTATTTATATTTTTCTTGTATGCCTTTCTACATCAGTATTCGCTCAAAAAAAGCCTTCAGATTATTTTAAAAATCCAAAGACGAAAGTTTTGGTGGTAGGCTCCTTTCATTTTGATTATCCAAATCTGGATGCCCATAAAACCAATAAGGAAGATCAGGTAGATGTACTTTCTCCTGAAACAGCAAAAGAGGTTACAGAACTGGTAGAATATATCAAAAGATTTAAGCCGACAAAGATTGCAATTGAGGCCTGGCCGGGCTGGAACGCCAATCAAAAGCTGAAGGAATACAGCGAAGGCAAACACCGTGACAAAAGAGATGAGCGTTATCAGCTTGCTATGAGAATAGCCAGTGAACTCAAAATAACTGAATTATTCAGCATTGACGCAGAATCTATTCTGGATGACCTTGAAAAACATTTTGGGAAAACTGATTCTGCATTTTTTAAAAACCTCAGCAAGGATTATGATTTCAGAAGTGATGACCCGATCTCCCAACAGTTTATTGCCTTCTACAAGAGTTCTGAGCCTAAAAATTTTAAATCTCTTCTGGACACTTTTACTTATATGAATTCCAAAGAAAGCCATCAGTACGGATACGGGGCTTATCTTAGCGGTGACTTTACACTAAGAGAATATGACGGCGCCGATATGCTCGCTCTTTACTGGTACAGCAGAAACCTGAGAATGTTCCGCAATATTCAAAACATTCCTCACAACGGAGAAGACAGAATTCTTGTCATTGCAGGAAATGGACATGCAGCAGTACTTAGACAACTTTTTACCTCTTCCGCAGAATATGAATTCATTGAATTTTCTTCACTGAAATAAATAAAAAGACAGAGATTCAGTCTCTGTCTTTTTTTTAATCAAAACTTCAGTCTTTATATTAGAAGCTGAATTCAATTCTTGCAAACAAGAACCTTCCGCCTATACCATACTGGGAAACCTGTCTGGAATAGACAAACTGGTTATCTGCTGTTAATGAACTTATTGCGGGGCTTTTAGAAGGCAATATATTAAAGATATTATTACTTCCTACGGTTGCTGAAATATTTTTATTAAAATTATAGCCTACTGATAGGTCTGTTATCACGCGGCGGTTAAGGACGAAATGCTCTGTACTTCCTGTTACACCATCAAAGTTAGCATCCACAACATCTGCATCGGTCACTTTACCAAAGAAAGAATTACGCAGTACGAAA
Encoded here:
- a CDS encoding TonB-dependent receptor domain-containing protein, which translates into the protein MEKHIVFIATLICSFSAAQTKDTANVNKIEAVTVNGKKVMVERKVDRLVYNVQNSMLSQGSSGTEVLAGTPLLQVDENKGLLSIAGKNGVAVMVNDRMLNLSGSELINYLRNLRSENILKVEVITTPPAKYEAQGNSGIINIVLKKNQNPGWSGYLTTNYTQKTYAAFSTVAGVNYQNEKVKASIKLQGYDGDKRSVENYKITGQSSSVSRDERRDMNDGLGLNVNIDYSLSKNSNIGLVYDISKGHSNMDINSKQHYFTGTTPTLQTDTDSKHRSSFTSQMLNLYFDQKFGEHKLSIGANYYGNLPDTEVNFTTRNVANNSTQIVKNLSSVDYKIYSGQADLSLNFKKIQLETGAKYSQFSNNSDIGYFNSINGNYTIDPAKSNLFDYNEKNYAAYISVSKDLGEKWSVKAGIRYEYSQSSGFSPSTQAKSENNYGKFFPTAYLSYKANQDNQFSINYSRRINRPYFRALDPFRWYSNPNTYYSGNPSLQPSFNHNIELNYMFKSKFSANLYYQRTTNNFDQITFLTGINLISTFENYYNQDNYGINLNYTDTFFKIWESNISTSFSYNETQITRFNLVPKNGQSFYYSLNNTFQLNKAKTFMLFVNYWHHLPSRDGYTAVRNRASLDAGIKVSFVEKALQVNLSVSDIFKQSGYKGDMYFTDNTQSFNNYWDARRMTLSVTYNLGNQKIKSNNRAVNFEEKNRAQ
- a CDS encoding DUF5694 domain-containing protein; its protein translation is MKTFIYIFLVCLSTSVFAQKKPSDYFKNPKTKVLVVGSFHFDYPNLDAHKTNKEDQVDVLSPETAKEVTELVEYIKRFKPTKIAIEAWPGWNANQKLKEYSEGKHRDKRDERYQLAMRIASELKITELFSIDAESILDDLEKHFGKTDSAFFKNLSKDYDFRSDDPISQQFIAFYKSSEPKNFKSLLDTFTYMNSKESHQYGYGAYLSGDFTLREYDGADMLALYWYSRNLRMFRNIQNIPHNGEDRILVIAGNGHAAVLRQLFTSSAEYEFIEFSSLK